The following proteins are encoded in a genomic region of Cyclonatronum proteinivorum:
- the dxr gene encoding 1-deoxy-D-xylulose-5-phosphate reductoisomerase: MSSINVLLLGSTGSIGTQTLDIIRANPDKFRVSGLTANSNCTLLAEQIAEFRPPVAVIASEDKRAELIEKLAGRSPQTQILSGYDSVVDISRELSYDVLLNALVGFSGFRPTTEALKAGRKVALANKESLVVGGELLQKYTKDGISNLIPVDSEHSAILQCLIGEEGNAIEKLLITASGGPFRTLPLDQMAGITPERALKHPNWSMGAKITIDSATMMNKGLEIIEAYWLYHLPLHKIQAVIHPQSIIHSMVTFEDGSTKAQMGYPDMKVPIQYALTWPARIPLETPRMDFSTLRELTFEEVDFARYPCLKLALEAIDSGGFAPAVLNAANEIAVHRFLNREIPYIGIPKIVSEALLSVQPDSDITMEALVAADEETRAFAAQLSI; this comes from the coding sequence ATGTCTTCGATTAACGTTTTACTACTTGGTTCAACCGGCTCCATCGGAACACAAACGCTCGATATTATTCGCGCCAATCCGGATAAATTCCGGGTTTCCGGCCTTACAGCCAACAGCAACTGTACGCTTCTCGCCGAACAAATCGCGGAATTCAGGCCGCCGGTAGCGGTCATTGCAAGTGAGGATAAACGAGCGGAACTGATTGAAAAACTCGCTGGACGTTCACCCCAGACCCAAATTTTATCCGGCTATGATTCCGTAGTGGACATCAGCCGGGAGCTGAGCTACGATGTATTGCTGAACGCACTTGTTGGGTTTTCCGGCTTCAGACCGACAACAGAAGCGCTGAAGGCCGGCCGTAAGGTAGCGCTTGCGAATAAGGAATCGCTGGTCGTAGGAGGGGAGCTCCTTCAGAAATACACCAAAGACGGAATCAGCAATCTGATTCCGGTTGACTCCGAACACAGTGCCATTTTGCAGTGCCTGATCGGGGAAGAAGGAAATGCTATTGAAAAACTCCTGATCACAGCCAGCGGCGGCCCGTTTCGTACGCTTCCGCTTGATCAGATGGCCGGTATCACTCCGGAACGTGCGCTGAAACATCCGAACTGGTCCATGGGAGCCAAAATCACCATAGATTCGGCGACCATGATGAACAAAGGCCTTGAGATTATCGAAGCCTACTGGCTTTATCATTTGCCGCTGCATAAAATTCAAGCCGTGATTCATCCGCAGAGTATTATTCACTCCATGGTCACCTTCGAAGATGGCTCGACCAAAGCACAAATGGGGTACCCGGATATGAAAGTCCCGATTCAGTATGCCCTGACCTGGCCTGCACGCATACCACTCGAAACCCCGCGCATGGACTTTTCAACGCTGCGGGAGCTCACCTTTGAGGAAGTTGATTTTGCCCGCTACCCTTGTCTTAAGCTTGCCCTTGAAGCCATTGATTCCGGTGGTTTTGCCCCGGCTGTGCTGAATGCCGCCAATGAAATAGCCGTACACCGCTTTCTGAACAGGGAGATTCCGTATATTGGCATTCCGAAAATTGTTTCTGAAGCCCTTCTCTCCGTTCAGCCCGATTCAGACATCACAATGGAAGCGCTGGTTGCTGCCGATGAGGAGACAAGAGCTTTTGCTGCACAATTGTCAATCTGA
- a CDS encoding anthranilate synthase component II produces the protein MILIIDNYDSFTYNLVHLVAMHTDDYKVVRNDAITLEEIKALAPEKILISPGPGRPEDAGISEAIIREIGPKTPVLGVCLGHQAIGQVFGATVTYAPSLMHGKTSIIEHQSKGLYRNVAQHFTATRYHSLVLQPESIPDVLEVTCQTPDGVVMGVRHREFPIEGIQFHPESILTTEGPKLIENWIKQGSIVSDRTSTDSQTPKEGSN, from the coding sequence ATGATTCTCATCATCGATAATTACGATTCATTTACCTACAATTTGGTGCACCTTGTGGCGATGCATACTGATGACTACAAGGTTGTGCGCAATGATGCCATCACCCTTGAGGAAATCAAAGCGCTTGCCCCGGAGAAAATTCTGATTTCGCCGGGTCCGGGGCGTCCGGAGGATGCTGGGATTTCGGAAGCCATCATCCGGGAAATCGGGCCGAAGACGCCGGTTTTGGGCGTGTGTCTCGGACATCAGGCGATCGGGCAGGTTTTCGGCGCGACGGTCACCTATGCGCCCAGCCTGATGCACGGCAAGACTTCCATCATAGAGCATCAGTCCAAAGGGCTCTATCGCAATGTGGCGCAGCACTTTACGGCTACCCGCTATCACTCGCTCGTGCTGCAGCCGGAAAGCATACCCGATGTGCTGGAAGTAACTTGTCAGACGCCGGACGGCGTTGTGATGGGTGTGCGGCACCGGGAGTTTCCGATTGAAGGGATTCAGTTTCATCCTGAGAGCATCCTCACGACGGAAGGTCCGAAGCTGATCGAAAACTGGATTAAACAGGGGAGCATTGTTTCGGACAGGACGTCAACGGATTCTCAAACACCCAAAGAGGGAAGCAACTGA
- the trpD gene encoding anthranilate phosphoribosyltransferase, which produces MVFSDFKQVLERIAEGRKLERDEARQAMEFVVKGDVNEAQTAAFLFGMRQKGETADELTGFAEAMRAAMIPVDVDVTGSVDLCGTGGDHSGSFNISTAAMFVVAGAGVPVLKHGNRSISSKSGSYDVLEALGVAPALEAPKVKTCFEQTGLAFMFAPLFHPAMKYVMPARRALGMRTFFNILGPLLNPAGVKRQLVGTFDDETAKLCFDILYQLEAERIVTVHSEDGMDEFSTAADAGVHFLGQDAIPTYTKFSPEHFGLQRVDHEALRGGDKEVNAEIIRAVLGGRGTPAQTEIVLYNAAMGIYAGGKSDDFSEALAFARESIGSGKAAEKLRHFAEATQELARD; this is translated from the coding sequence ATGGTTTTTTCTGATTTTAAACAGGTGCTTGAACGGATCGCCGAAGGGCGGAAGCTTGAGCGGGATGAAGCCCGGCAGGCGATGGAATTTGTGGTCAAGGGTGATGTGAACGAGGCGCAAACGGCAGCCTTCCTGTTTGGCATGCGGCAAAAGGGCGAAACAGCCGATGAGCTCACCGGCTTTGCCGAAGCCATGCGCGCGGCCATGATTCCGGTGGATGTGGATGTGACCGGTTCGGTTGATCTTTGCGGAACCGGCGGCGATCACAGCGGCAGTTTCAATATCTCGACGGCGGCCATGTTCGTGGTTGCGGGCGCAGGCGTTCCGGTGCTGAAGCACGGCAACCGGAGCATTTCGAGCAAAAGCGGCAGCTACGACGTGCTCGAAGCGCTCGGCGTTGCACCAGCGCTTGAGGCACCCAAGGTCAAAACCTGCTTCGAACAAACCGGTCTCGCGTTCATGTTTGCGCCGCTGTTTCATCCCGCAATGAAGTACGTGATGCCCGCCCGCCGCGCACTCGGGATGCGGACTTTCTTCAACATTCTGGGTCCGCTGCTGAACCCCGCAGGCGTGAAGCGTCAGCTTGTGGGTACCTTCGATGATGAAACCGCTAAACTCTGTTTCGACATCTTGTATCAGCTTGAGGCTGAGCGGATTGTAACCGTGCATTCCGAAGACGGCATGGATGAGTTCAGCACGGCTGCGGATGCAGGTGTGCATTTTTTAGGGCAGGATGCCATCCCGACCTACACGAAGTTTTCTCCGGAGCATTTCGGTCTGCAGCGGGTTGATCATGAGGCGCTCAGGGGCGGCGATAAGGAGGTCAATGCGGAAATCATCCGGGCTGTTTTGGGAGGTCGCGGGACTCCTGCACAGACGGAAATTGTGCTCTACAATGCAGCGATGGGCATTTATGCGGGCGGAAAGTCCGATGATTTTTCGGAAGCACTTGCATTTGCCCGTGAAAGTATCGGAAGCGGAAAGGCTGCTGAGAAACTGCGTCATTTTGCCGAAGCCACACAGGAGTTAGCCCGTGACTGA
- the mnmA gene encoding tRNA 2-thiouridine(34) synthase MnmA, with the protein MSKKGKVLVAMSGGVDSSVAAVMLREQGYEVIGITMKTWDYTSSGGKSNKETGCCSLESMNDARQVALKYGFHHFIVDIREEFGDWVIDRFVDEYLGGRTPNPCVLCNTHIKWTALMKRANHLGCDFIATGHYANLREENGRFVISRGKDFNKDQSYALWGVSQENLSRTKFPLGQFHKPEIRKMAEEFGLLNVANKKDSYEICFVPDNDYRRFLKKRVPGLEEKVDGGLFVDKNGKVVGKHRGYPFYTIGQRRGLHLAMGRPVYVTHIDPDTNTITVGDEDDLQSTYCTAKQINMVKYARVPVEEMPVTAAIRYNDDGEPGFLTQTGDDELTMRFPNPRTAITPGQALVCYEGDDVIGGGWLHKVKMDFE; encoded by the coding sequence ATGAGCAAAAAAGGAAAAGTACTGGTAGCCATGAGCGGCGGGGTGGACTCGTCGGTTGCAGCGGTAATGCTGCGCGAACAGGGCTACGAAGTGATTGGCATTACGATGAAGACCTGGGACTACACGAGCTCAGGCGGAAAATCGAACAAAGAAACCGGCTGCTGTTCGCTGGAATCCATGAACGATGCGCGGCAGGTTGCGCTGAAATACGGCTTTCATCACTTCATCGTGGATATCCGCGAGGAGTTTGGCGACTGGGTGATTGACCGTTTTGTGGATGAGTACCTCGGGGGCCGGACGCCGAACCCCTGCGTGCTGTGTAACACGCACATCAAGTGGACGGCGCTGATGAAGCGGGCCAATCATCTGGGTTGTGATTTTATCGCGACCGGACATTACGCGAACCTGCGCGAAGAAAACGGACGCTTCGTGATTTCTCGCGGGAAGGACTTCAACAAGGATCAGTCGTACGCGCTCTGGGGCGTTTCGCAGGAAAATCTGTCGCGCACCAAGTTCCCCCTTGGGCAGTTTCATAAGCCGGAAATCCGCAAAATGGCCGAGGAATTTGGTCTGCTGAACGTGGCGAACAAGAAGGACAGCTACGAAATCTGCTTTGTGCCGGATAATGATTACCGGCGCTTCCTGAAAAAGCGCGTGCCCGGCCTGGAGGAAAAAGTGGACGGCGGACTTTTCGTCGACAAGAACGGCAAAGTCGTAGGCAAGCACCGCGGCTATCCGTTTTACACAATTGGTCAGCGCCGCGGACTTCATCTTGCGATGGGGCGTCCGGTGTATGTGACGCACATTGATCCGGATACCAACACCATCACGGTGGGGGATGAGGACGACCTCCAAAGCACGTACTGCACGGCGAAGCAGATTAATATGGTGAAATATGCGCGAGTGCCCGTGGAAGAAATGCCGGTGACGGCTGCCATTCGGTATAACGATGACGGCGAGCCGGGCTTTCTCACGCAAACCGGCGATGATGAACTGACCATGCGCTTCCCGAATCCGCGCACGGCCATTACACCGGGTCAGGCGCTCGTGTGCTACGAAGGCGACGATGTGATTGGCGGCGGATGGCTCCATAAAGTGAAGATGGACTTCGAGTAG
- a CDS encoding 5'-nucleotidase C-terminal domain-containing protein: MMMVNKPQSLLKVMLLLFFLGSSTGCASLFSPDTQDRMHVVSGFDANLLEVDDTLTPDPEVVAFIEGYAIELNRIMNRRITVSRGVIERGQPESPLGNLTADILRFMSARELGQEVDIAILNRGGLRIPIPEGDVTVGTMFELMPFENYITLLRFDGRQIMQLAQELAEEGGEPVSGLRMRIADGRPTDLLINDDRVRPERSYWIATNNWLADGGGPLPTLWQPRERINTDVLIRDAFIEYLNTQPYIEPHTDGRIRR, translated from the coding sequence ATGATGATGGTTAACAAGCCGCAATCGCTGCTGAAAGTAATGTTGCTTCTCTTTTTTCTGGGAAGCTCAACAGGCTGTGCTTCTTTATTTTCGCCGGACACGCAGGACCGAATGCATGTGGTCAGCGGTTTCGACGCAAACTTACTGGAAGTGGACGACACCTTAACGCCTGATCCCGAAGTTGTCGCATTCATTGAAGGCTATGCTATTGAGTTAAACCGGATAATGAACCGGCGCATTACGGTGAGCCGGGGCGTAATTGAGCGGGGACAGCCCGAGAGTCCGCTTGGGAATTTAACCGCTGATATTCTCCGCTTCATGAGTGCCCGTGAGCTGGGACAGGAAGTTGATATTGCCATATTAAACCGCGGCGGCCTTCGCATTCCAATCCCTGAGGGGGATGTTACCGTTGGCACCATGTTCGAGCTCATGCCGTTCGAAAATTACATCACCCTGCTGCGTTTTGATGGACGTCAGATTATGCAGCTGGCACAGGAATTGGCGGAGGAGGGAGGCGAACCGGTGAGCGGGCTGCGCATGCGGATTGCGGACGGCAGACCAACCGACCTGCTCATTAATGATGACCGCGTTCGCCCGGAGCGCAGCTACTGGATTGCTACCAACAACTGGCTGGCTGATGGCGGCGGGCCCCTGCCAACGCTCTGGCAGCCACGGGAGCGGATCAATACGGACGTGCTTATCCGCGACGCCTTTATTGAGTACCTTAACACACAGCCCTATATCGAACCCCATACCGACGGAAGAATCCGCAGATAA
- the trpS gene encoding tryptophan--tRNA ligase, producing MSQRSATPVILSGITPSGRLHAGNYFGAMKQHLEYIEKGEAYYFIANYHALTSLRDGKLLEQYTLDVALDYLSLGLDPEKCTFFAQSDVPAVTELAWILGTLCPVSLMEKGVAYKDKVAQGLLPNIGLFTYPILQAADILIYHSDIVPVGADQKQNLEFARDLAQKLNNTFEGEYLKLPEPYIVKDVAIVPGIDGRKMSKSYNNHIFIFDEGKVLKKKVMSIITDATALEDPKNPDTCNVFSLIKLFATPEKLAEIRAAYLAGGYGYGHAKKELLTLFSDYFAEARERRRELEKDSDTVRDILREGGLKARARAEMVMQPIREVTGIIRTH from the coding sequence ATGAGTCAGCGTTCCGCTACACCTGTCATTCTTTCCGGCATTACGCCATCCGGACGCCTGCATGCGGGCAACTATTTCGGTGCCATGAAGCAGCACCTTGAGTACATCGAAAAAGGGGAGGCCTACTACTTTATTGCCAACTATCACGCGCTTACTTCGCTGCGGGATGGCAAACTGCTCGAGCAATACACGCTTGATGTCGCCCTCGATTATCTCTCTCTTGGCCTTGATCCCGAAAAATGCACCTTCTTTGCCCAAAGCGATGTGCCCGCCGTTACCGAGCTTGCCTGGATTTTAGGCACGCTTTGCCCGGTCAGCCTGATGGAAAAAGGTGTTGCCTACAAAGACAAGGTCGCGCAGGGGCTGCTACCCAACATCGGTCTTTTTACCTATCCCATCCTTCAGGCGGCGGATATTCTGATTTATCACTCCGACATTGTGCCGGTCGGCGCGGATCAGAAGCAAAACCTCGAGTTCGCCCGTGATCTTGCCCAAAAACTCAACAATACCTTCGAGGGGGAGTACCTTAAGCTGCCGGAGCCTTATATCGTAAAGGACGTAGCCATTGTGCCGGGTATCGACGGGCGGAAGATGAGCAAGTCCTACAACAATCACATTTTCATTTTTGATGAAGGCAAAGTGCTCAAGAAAAAAGTGATGAGCATTATCACGGACGCAACGGCACTGGAAGACCCCAAAAATCCGGATACCTGCAATGTGTTCAGCCTGATTAAGCTGTTTGCGACCCCTGAAAAACTTGCGGAGATTCGCGCTGCGTACCTTGCCGGCGGCTACGGCTACGGTCATGCCAAAAAGGAACTGCTCACGCTCTTCAGCGATTACTTTGCCGAAGCCCGCGAGCGTCGTCGTGAACTCGAAAAAGACTCTGATACCGTCCGCGATATCCTTCGCGAAGGCGGCCTTAAAGCCCGTGCGCGTGCCGAAATGGTGATGCAGCCCATACGTGAAGTTACGGGTATCATCAGAACCCATTAA
- the trpC gene encoding indole-3-glycerol phosphate synthase TrpC has protein sequence MTELNLPFNQPTILDKIVAQTREDLVQKKKRHSAADFRSFQLYEAPRRDFKAGLRKEGCIRVIAEVKKASPSKGIIREDFDPVRIAAQYDEAGAAAISVLTEPHFFQGDLAYLGQIRPEVSVPLLRKDFIVDFYQIEEARAAGADAILLIATVTSGAQLSELLHAAKEAGLQCLVECYSRDEFEALRFSEVEVVGVNNRNLKTFEVDLHRGLSLLAEAPNEVVKVSESGLSTPHDIETVLEYGVDAALIGEHFMRQPHPGDALKRLTENFS, from the coding sequence GTGACTGAACTGAATCTGCCGTTTAATCAGCCGACCATCCTTGATAAAATTGTGGCGCAGACCCGCGAGGATCTGGTGCAGAAAAAGAAGCGGCACAGCGCTGCTGATTTTCGCTCTTTCCAGCTGTATGAGGCGCCGCGCCGGGATTTTAAAGCGGGCTTGCGGAAAGAGGGCTGCATACGCGTAATTGCCGAGGTGAAGAAAGCTTCGCCATCGAAAGGGATTATCCGGGAAGATTTTGATCCCGTGCGGATTGCGGCGCAGTACGATGAAGCCGGGGCCGCTGCGATATCCGTGCTGACCGAGCCCCACTTTTTTCAGGGCGACCTGGCCTATCTTGGGCAGATTCGTCCGGAGGTTTCGGTGCCGCTGTTGCGGAAGGATTTTATTGTAGATTTTTATCAGATTGAGGAAGCCCGGGCCGCGGGTGCTGACGCCATTTTGCTGATTGCGACCGTAACAAGCGGAGCCCAGCTTTCGGAGCTGCTGCACGCAGCAAAAGAAGCCGGTCTGCAGTGTTTGGTAGAGTGCTACAGCCGCGATGAATTTGAAGCACTCCGCTTCAGTGAAGTGGAAGTTGTGGGCGTGAACAACCGCAATCTCAAAACCTTTGAGGTGGACTTGCACCGCGGACTTTCCCTGCTGGCCGAAGCGCCCAATGAGGTCGTCAAGGTGTCGGAAAGCGGACTCAGCACGCCACACGATATTGAAACGGTGCTCGAGTACGGCGTAGATGCTGCGCTGATTGGCGAGCATTTTATGCGTCAGCCGCACCCCGGCGATGCGCTCAAGCGCCTGACCGAAAACTTCAGCTGA
- a CDS encoding phosphoribosylanthranilate isomerase: MQEKRTKLKICGITRLEDARFASGALVDYLGFIFVEGTPRYIAPEQAAEIISWIEGPRCVGVFMNESAERINAITAESGVHMVQLHGDESPEVCRQVLAPVIKAFRVKLGMSRDEVMALLRPYRDVAEYFLFDSWVEGVAGGTGETFDWNIIRDLPGDWPIMLAGGIRAGNVRRAVNLVHPHAVDVSSGVELSPGVKDFDLIEDLMDEMREIWEEQERF; encoded by the coding sequence GTGCAGGAAAAAAGAACAAAACTCAAAATTTGCGGCATCACGCGGCTGGAAGACGCCCGCTTTGCAAGCGGTGCGCTGGTTGACTATCTCGGATTCATTTTTGTGGAAGGCACGCCGCGGTATATCGCGCCGGAGCAAGCCGCCGAAATCATCAGCTGGATTGAGGGACCGCGCTGTGTGGGCGTGTTCATGAATGAGTCCGCGGAGCGCATAAATGCGATTACGGCGGAGAGCGGCGTGCACATGGTGCAGCTGCACGGGGATGAAAGTCCGGAGGTGTGCCGGCAGGTGCTCGCGCCGGTGATCAAGGCGTTCCGGGTGAAGCTGGGCATGAGCCGGGATGAAGTGATGGCGTTGCTGCGGCCGTACCGCGATGTGGCCGAGTACTTTTTGTTCGACAGCTGGGTGGAAGGCGTTGCCGGCGGAACGGGGGAGACCTTTGACTGGAACATCATCCGGGATTTACCCGGGGACTGGCCGATTATGCTGGCCGGAGGTATCCGGGCGGGCAATGTGCGCCGGGCGGTAAATCTGGTTCATCCGCATGCGGTGGATGTCTCAAGCGGGGTTGAGCTTTCACCAGGCGTGAAGGATTTTGACCTGATTGAGGATCTCATGGACGAGATGCGCGAGATCTGGGAAGAACAGGAGCGGTTTTAA
- a CDS encoding bifunctional metallophosphatase/5'-nucleotidase, whose product MLNRRAFLKQIATAGAGLGLVGLTPLLSYGNRRSSTKTITIMHTNDTHARIDPFPMGAGRYEGLGGAARRAALIQKIRAQQPNNLLLDAGDTFQGTPYFNFYGGALDFELMSMMGYDASTIGNHEFDNEVKGFVDVAPKANFPFVISNYDFSGAPDMGAFTREVLIKDVDGVRIGIFGLGIAFDGLVLPHLHQGVSYIRPQLVARQLVRRLRVDYACDMVVCLSHLGLEYSTYRPSDMVIAQEVDGIDLIIGGHTHTLLDEPRIIEKGSGRPTVISQVGHAGVVLGRLDFEFDRTNRIRRVLVANQEVNPETAG is encoded by the coding sequence ATGCTGAACAGAAGAGCATTTTTAAAGCAAATTGCAACTGCCGGAGCCGGTTTGGGCCTTGTAGGTCTCACTCCGCTCCTGAGTTATGGCAACCGCCGCAGTTCGACCAAGACCATCACCATCATGCACACCAACGATACGCATGCGCGTATTGACCCTTTCCCGATGGGGGCAGGCCGGTATGAAGGACTTGGCGGTGCGGCGAGAAGAGCGGCGCTTATCCAGAAAATCAGAGCGCAACAGCCGAACAATCTTCTTCTCGACGCAGGAGATACGTTTCAGGGCACGCCCTATTTCAATTTTTACGGCGGGGCCCTTGATTTTGAGCTTATGTCCATGATGGGCTACGACGCAAGTACGATTGGAAATCACGAATTCGATAATGAGGTCAAGGGTTTTGTGGATGTTGCCCCTAAAGCGAACTTCCCCTTTGTGATTTCAAACTATGATTTTTCCGGCGCGCCGGATATGGGCGCATTCACCCGCGAAGTGCTCATTAAAGATGTAGATGGCGTCAGGATCGGTATTTTTGGACTCGGCATTGCTTTCGACGGGCTTGTGCTCCCGCATTTACATCAGGGCGTTTCATATATACGCCCGCAGCTTGTGGCGCGTCAGCTTGTACGCAGGCTGCGTGTTGATTACGCCTGCGATATGGTCGTATGCCTGAGTCATCTCGGACTCGAATACAGCACATACCGCCCGAGTGATATGGTGATTGCACAGGAAGTGGATGGCATAGATCTGATTATCGGCGGACACACGCACACCTTGCTCGATGAGCCCCGCATTATTGAGAAAGGCAGCGGCAGACCCACCGTGATTTCACAGGTAGGACACGCAGGTGTAGTCCTGGGCCGGCTTGATTTTGAGTTCGACCGAACGAACCGAATCCGCCGTGTGCTTGTTGCCAACCAAGAAGTTAACCCGGAAACGGCCGGGTAA
- a CDS encoding DUF7033 domain-containing protein, whose protein sequence is MARVLIVTDVPEKFKPKAGFALKTMLSAFFRYDDIRHAAPEEGRQAGENHIRIYYGPDARAQSAFFDFSIQMAEDAPLFFERGEARKVSDVFYPQKFPQLPLLFGSDGGDALPDSCRFMVWDVVASAFYFLSDWEAWLPGRPQDAHGRLPFKGSLTDKLQLGDRAIVNEYADILAGCITSKKGLALNPKTYGAHALAACISHDFDRIKKRYKGTYARELIEIPLLNPHGYSAEKRMRRLRKTITDLLQPGDGYERSILGMFALEEELGIRPTVLVKSILQKHKNDAADYLDYPFFETITAYVRRLGGEIGLHASYEAGYNEPFFHEECRKLSARTGALVQSHRFHYLRYLPERLPRLLAAAGIRTDSSVGWAERAGFRTGFTHPYFLFDLQRNAAGPVLEIPLPMMEMHLLDRMQLNQERALEYACRQVDLVKKHGGVLCWDFHHHALDDAELEGAGFLFERALRYLHHQNPIYLTMSQVYDYI, encoded by the coding sequence ATGGCCCGCGTGCTGATCGTCACGGATGTCCCCGAAAAATTTAAGCCGAAAGCTGGTTTTGCGCTCAAAACCATGCTTTCGGCTTTTTTTCGGTATGATGATATTCGTCACGCAGCACCGGAAGAGGGGAGGCAGGCTGGTGAAAATCACATCCGTATTTATTACGGCCCTGATGCGCGCGCTCAAAGTGCGTTCTTTGACTTCAGCATACAAATGGCTGAGGATGCGCCCCTGTTTTTTGAGCGCGGGGAAGCGAGAAAGGTTTCCGATGTTTTTTATCCCCAGAAATTTCCGCAGCTGCCGCTTTTGTTTGGCAGTGATGGGGGGGATGCTTTGCCGGATTCATGCCGGTTTATGGTATGGGATGTAGTCGCTTCAGCCTTTTATTTTCTCAGTGACTGGGAGGCCTGGCTGCCGGGCCGACCGCAGGATGCACACGGGCGGCTGCCGTTTAAGGGGAGTCTTACGGATAAGCTTCAGCTGGGCGACCGCGCGATAGTTAATGAGTATGCTGACATTCTGGCAGGATGTATTACATCTAAAAAAGGTCTTGCGCTGAATCCTAAAACGTATGGCGCGCATGCACTTGCGGCTTGTATCTCACATGATTTCGACCGGATAAAAAAACGGTATAAGGGTACTTATGCACGGGAGCTGATCGAGATTCCGCTGCTAAATCCGCACGGGTATTCTGCAGAAAAACGGATGCGGCGCCTTCGGAAAACGATTACCGACCTGCTTCAGCCCGGTGATGGGTATGAGCGCTCCATACTCGGGATGTTTGCGCTCGAAGAGGAGCTTGGAATCAGGCCTACGGTGCTGGTGAAGTCCATCCTTCAAAAGCACAAAAATGATGCTGCCGACTACCTGGACTATCCGTTTTTTGAAACCATAACAGCATACGTGAGACGGCTGGGCGGCGAAATCGGACTACACGCTTCGTATGAGGCTGGCTATAACGAGCCGTTTTTTCACGAAGAATGCCGCAAGTTATCTGCGCGGACGGGCGCGCTTGTGCAGTCTCATCGCTTTCATTATCTCAGGTATTTGCCTGAGCGCCTGCCGCGCCTGCTTGCGGCTGCCGGCATTCGCACGGACAGCTCTGTTGGCTGGGCCGAACGTGCAGGATTCAGAACCGGCTTCACCCATCCATACTTTTTGTTTGATCTGCAACGTAATGCAGCGGGTCCGGTTCTGGAAATTCCGCTGCCGATGATGGAGATGCACCTGCTCGACCGCATGCAGCTGAATCAGGAACGGGCGCTGGAGTATGCCTGCCGTCAGGTCGATCTGGTCAAAAAGCATGGCGGGGTATTGTGCTGGGATTTCCATCATCATGCCCTGGACGATGCTGAACTTGAAGGCGCCGGCTTTTTATTTGAGCGGGCTTTGAGGTATCTTCATCACCAAAATCCCATTTATTTAACCATGAGTCAGGTTTATGATTACATCTGA